A region of Pleionea litopenaei DNA encodes the following proteins:
- a CDS encoding ATP-binding protein: MKTQLLMLLTAAEEEEPGKLYLPEVVREDTFNQIDSGNYAFVYTGVGRELWRSFSAVDLDLQLAEVIPTGDYLFDRAIVNNVKFYRLRYAVIWESFDGSEHYYQFTLLQESHLLQAIIDDFRVTLWSGLFLVLILMVLIQLLALHWGLRPLDLIAFDLKKIESGQQHSLQGDYPRELYPLTQNLNFLIEAERQQREKYRNTLSNLAHSLKTPLAVIKGEVHGGTTDQALVNSQINRMDEIIQYQLTRAVSGSSGSMLSSVNVDICIEKILSALEKVYQSKCVKFTYKGDASARFFGDEGDLMEMLGNLLDNAGKWTSENVWVDVNASSIDVGHQLEIFIKDDGPGIPKEKHELVLQRGHRLDEQTEGQGIGLSVVAELVHHYGGTIEIDPLYTDGACFKICFVFKRVN; encoded by the coding sequence ATGAAAACCCAGCTTCTAATGTTACTCACAGCGGCGGAAGAGGAAGAACCAGGAAAGTTATATTTACCTGAGGTTGTTCGAGAAGATACCTTCAATCAAATTGACAGTGGTAATTACGCTTTTGTCTATACGGGTGTCGGCCGAGAGCTATGGCGATCATTTAGTGCAGTCGATCTCGACTTACAGCTAGCTGAAGTCATTCCTACTGGAGACTATTTGTTCGATAGAGCCATTGTAAATAACGTAAAATTTTATCGTTTACGATACGCGGTTATTTGGGAAAGTTTTGATGGTTCAGAGCATTATTACCAGTTTACTTTGTTGCAAGAAAGTCATTTATTACAAGCGATTATCGATGACTTCCGAGTGACACTATGGAGTGGATTGTTTCTAGTGCTTATTCTGATGGTTCTTATTCAGTTACTAGCCCTTCATTGGGGTCTTAGACCGCTCGATTTAATTGCGTTTGATTTGAAAAAAATTGAATCTGGACAGCAACATTCTTTACAAGGCGACTACCCAAGAGAATTATATCCTTTGACGCAAAATCTTAACTTTTTAATCGAGGCAGAGAGACAGCAGCGAGAAAAATACCGCAACACGTTATCGAATTTGGCACACAGTTTAAAAACGCCTTTAGCTGTTATTAAAGGAGAAGTGCATGGTGGTACCACCGATCAAGCATTAGTAAACAGTCAAATTAATCGAATGGATGAAATTATTCAGTATCAACTTACCAGAGCTGTTTCTGGCTCTTCTGGAAGTATGCTTTCATCGGTTAATGTGGATATTTGTATTGAGAAAATTCTTTCCGCTTTAGAAAAAGTTTATCAAAGCAAATGCGTTAAATTTACCTATAAAGGCGATGCTTCAGCTCGATTTTTTGGTGATGAAGGCGATTTAATGGAGATGCTTGGTAATTTGCTTGATAACGCGGGTAAGTGGACGTCTGAAAATGTTTGGGTAGACGTGAACGCATCTTCCATTGATGTTGGGCATCAGCTTGAAATTTTTATTAAAGATGATGGCCCTGGCATACCAAAAGAAAAACATGAGCTGGTTTTACAAAGAGGCCATCGTTTAGATGAACAAACTGAAGGACAAGGAATTGGTCTATCAGTCGTCGCCGAATTGGTCCATCACTATGGTGGAACCATAGAAATAGATCCTTTATATACTGACGGAGCGTGCTTCAAAATTTGTTTTGTTTTTAAACGAGTTAATTAA
- a CDS encoding GNAT family N-acetyltransferase, translating to MQSEPINFKHRFSDLEALVEKTDGNTCPFYTPSFFEALEESGSTIKARGWQAHHYYNPQHSLVIPGYLKDHSYGEFIFDWSIADAIMQAGYAYYPKWVSQLPFTPISMSSPAFHAQSSTSHDNLRQSVETLLESLGKQSILTAQFLYPHQALSDVLEPLCIARQSIQFEWENNQYQSFDDFLSDLSQKRAKEVRRERRKIQSLDLQFDWKNGDHLTPTVIDQFVPFYQRTYMKRSGHYGYLNQEFFQRWLTLNKNQVHLLFAYEGEQPVAAALFLSDNSTLFGRYYGSILDDQGLHFECCYYRGIELAIKKGLQRFNPGVQGEHKVRRGFRPYKLTSYYRYFNAALEKQIGRLFKQEETELDDYLNYLNQRLPFR from the coding sequence ATGCAATCTGAACCGATAAATTTTAAACACCGCTTTAGCGATCTAGAAGCATTGGTTGAAAAAACTGATGGAAATACATGTCCTTTTTACACACCGAGCTTCTTTGAAGCGTTAGAAGAGTCAGGCTCAACGATCAAGGCAAGAGGTTGGCAAGCTCACCACTACTACAACCCGCAGCACTCGTTGGTAATTCCTGGCTACCTTAAAGATCATTCCTATGGAGAGTTTATTTTTGACTGGTCCATTGCAGACGCAATAATGCAGGCTGGTTACGCCTACTACCCAAAGTGGGTAAGCCAACTTCCATTTACACCCATTTCGATGAGTAGCCCAGCTTTCCATGCTCAGTCGAGTACTTCTCATGACAATCTCCGACAGTCAGTGGAAACCTTACTAGAGTCCTTAGGTAAACAGTCGATTTTGACTGCTCAATTTCTATACCCGCATCAAGCGCTATCAGACGTTCTAGAGCCATTATGCATAGCACGGCAATCTATTCAGTTTGAATGGGAAAATAACCAGTATCAATCGTTTGATGATTTTTTAAGCGATTTAAGCCAAAAACGCGCAAAAGAAGTTCGACGCGAAAGACGAAAGATTCAAAGCCTTGATTTACAATTCGACTGGAAAAATGGCGATCACTTGACACCAACCGTCATTGATCAGTTTGTGCCTTTTTATCAGCGAACTTATATGAAACGCTCAGGGCATTATGGTTATCTTAACCAAGAGTTTTTTCAACGCTGGCTGACACTCAACAAAAACCAAGTACATTTACTGTTCGCCTATGAGGGAGAGCAACCTGTTGCTGCTGCGTTATTTCTAAGCGACAACTCAACTTTGTTTGGCAGATACTATGGAAGTATTTTAGACGATCAAGGCTTACATTTTGAATGTTGTTACTATCGCGGAATAGAGCTAGCAATCAAGAAAGGCTTGCAGCGATTTAACCCAGGGGTTCAAGGAGAGCACAAAGTACGTCGAGGGTTTAGGCCTTACAAACTTACCTCTTATTACCGTTACTTTAACGCCGCACTCGAAAAACAAATTGGTCGGCTATTCAAGCAAGAAGAGACAGAGCTTGATGATTACCTTAATTATTTAAATCAACGCCTTCCCTTTCGTTAA
- a CDS encoding response regulator transcription factor, translating to MKVLIVEDEAAIQEQLKKALNKEGYAVDQAFDGEDGLYFATEYPLDMAIIDIGLPKLNGLDLISKIREADHSFPILILTARSRWQEKVDGLSRGADDYLVKPFQIEELLARVNALLRRSSGFATPIISRGPIELNSNNKQIRMHGEELELTAYEYKVLEYLMMNPDKVVSKTELTEHLYEQDHDKDSNVLEVFVRRLRKKLDPDGQLSPIETLRGRGYRINPNL from the coding sequence ATGAAAGTACTCATAGTAGAAGACGAAGCAGCAATCCAAGAGCAATTAAAGAAAGCTCTTAACAAAGAAGGTTATGCCGTTGACCAAGCGTTTGATGGCGAAGATGGCCTTTATTTTGCCACCGAGTATCCATTAGACATGGCAATAATTGATATCGGCCTCCCAAAACTTAATGGTTTGGATCTTATTTCAAAAATCCGTGAGGCAGACCATTCTTTTCCCATATTAATATTAACGGCGCGCTCTCGATGGCAAGAGAAAGTCGACGGTTTGTCCCGCGGTGCTGACGATTATTTGGTAAAACCCTTTCAGATCGAAGAGTTGCTCGCTCGAGTTAATGCGTTGCTGCGTCGATCGTCAGGATTTGCTACCCCTATCATTTCGCGTGGACCAATAGAGTTGAACTCGAATAATAAGCAAATTCGCATGCACGGTGAAGAGCTAGAGTTAACGGCCTATGAATATAAGGTCTTGGAATACCTAATGATGAATCCAGACAAGGTTGTTAGTAAAACTGAACTGACCGAGCATCTCTATGAGCAAGATCATGACAAAGACAGTAATGTACTTGAAGTGTTTGTTCGAAGACTAAGAAAAAAGTTGGACCCGGATGGTCAATTGTCTCCCATAGAAACATTAAGAGGGCGAGGGTACCGAATAAACCCGAATTTATAA
- a CDS encoding PepSY domain-containing protein, producing the protein MVNKSILLSFLIFTGSFLWAAENKAACENISKAQAVSIAQSAIKGKALSASRSKRGDTVVYRVKVLLENGRVRTILVDGCKGQVIKVD; encoded by the coding sequence ATGGTTAATAAATCTATATTATTAAGCTTTTTAATATTCACTGGCTCTTTTCTATGGGCAGCAGAGAATAAAGCGGCTTGTGAAAATATTTCGAAGGCTCAAGCTGTTTCGATTGCGCAGTCAGCGATTAAAGGAAAAGCTTTGTCAGCCAGCCGTTCAAAACGCGGTGATACCGTAGTATACCGGGTGAAAGTTTTATTAGAAAATGGACGTGTGCGAACCATTTTGGTCGATGGTTGCAAAGGTCAAGTTATCAAAGTGGACTAG
- a CDS encoding aminoacyl-tRNA deacylase and HDOD domain-containing protein, which produces MGNPSSVSKYLSDQAIDFSTVELTKNERGQFTDGEHTIEQSQILRGVMMTAAGVRYLAVLPASYLLDFEVLKRIENKEFTVVTEQGGDPVLSRFSKHKLPVLPDLLNLIGLIDESVFHLEQAYIYTEKDAQLVKLSKESLHKLLAACERLSFACGDDKLYSRKSAQQDVTETVNQFTPIRIKQRIDETFDLPAMPDIAQEIMRLRVDPSADAKKLGAIVMRDPSLAAQIISWASSPYYGYKGTIDSVETAISRVLGFDLVMNLALGISIGKSLNVPENGPLGIQAFWRQAVYSASLVEKLCLMIPPKQRPERGLAYLAGLLHNFGHLLLGHLFPPQFNLINSYIEANPGIRLEDIEHFVMGVTHQEIGAWLMKNWHMPDELIVAVRWHHQEEFWSKHAVYSNLVLLSNRLLKRIEMGDETARRLPQSTLELLELDEEQVNTSFDQLLEERESLDLMSRQLVA; this is translated from the coding sequence GTGGGCAACCCTTCATCTGTTTCTAAGTACTTGTCTGATCAAGCTATTGATTTTTCTACCGTCGAATTGACTAAGAATGAACGCGGTCAATTTACCGATGGTGAACACACAATCGAGCAATCTCAGATTCTAAGAGGCGTAATGATGACGGCAGCAGGGGTACGTTATCTAGCCGTTTTACCAGCCAGTTATCTTCTTGATTTTGAAGTATTAAAGCGAATTGAAAATAAAGAATTTACCGTTGTGACCGAGCAAGGCGGAGACCCAGTTTTGAGCCGCTTTTCAAAGCATAAATTGCCAGTGCTCCCGGATCTACTCAATCTAATCGGCCTTATTGACGAGTCGGTTTTTCACCTAGAACAGGCGTATATCTACACTGAAAAAGATGCTCAGTTAGTAAAGTTATCAAAAGAATCTCTCCATAAACTGTTAGCAGCATGTGAGCGTCTATCTTTTGCCTGTGGCGATGACAAGCTGTATTCGCGTAAAAGTGCCCAACAAGATGTGACGGAAACCGTCAATCAATTTACACCTATTCGAATTAAACAGCGCATTGATGAAACTTTTGACCTGCCAGCAATGCCTGATATTGCGCAAGAAATTATGAGATTGCGAGTCGACCCCAGCGCCGATGCGAAAAAATTAGGGGCTATAGTTATGCGTGATCCCAGTCTTGCAGCGCAAATAATTAGCTGGGCTAGCTCACCTTATTATGGTTATAAAGGGACGATTGATTCCGTCGAAACCGCTATATCACGAGTGTTAGGTTTTGACTTGGTGATGAATCTTGCTTTGGGAATATCAATTGGTAAATCGTTGAATGTGCCAGAGAACGGCCCATTGGGCATTCAAGCATTTTGGCGGCAAGCGGTGTACTCAGCAAGTTTGGTCGAGAAATTGTGTTTGATGATTCCTCCTAAGCAACGGCCAGAGAGAGGATTAGCCTATTTAGCGGGTCTTTTGCATAATTTCGGGCATTTACTTCTGGGTCATTTATTTCCTCCGCAGTTTAATCTCATTAACTCATATATTGAAGCGAACCCTGGGATTAGACTCGAAGACATTGAGCATTTTGTAATGGGCGTCACCCATCAAGAGATTGGTGCTTGGCTAATGAAAAACTGGCATATGCCCGATGAATTAATCGTTGCTGTGCGCTGGCACCATCAAGAAGAGTTTTGGAGCAAACATGCGGTGTATTCGAATTTGGTGTTACTGTCGAATCGATTGTTAAAGAGAATAGAGATGGGAGATGAAACCGCTCGACGATTACCTCAATCAACCCTAGAACTGCTCGAACTTGATGAAGAGCAGGTTAATACAAGTTTTGATCAGCTACTTGAAGAGCGTGAATCTCTCGATCTTATGTCTCGCCAGTTGGTTGCATAG
- a CDS encoding DNA recombination protein RmuC — MLDILNQYSDYIIVSILALLIVSLVVILRVLLQQKALLKLISARDQHDTQVASAITSLREFQIDRFAEAQSKTDKAFVEIRSELISSINQLKEALLLQQNGFESKVAEKLEQNKLDVAQKLSDSRFSQQQSLVEFKENILNALTTIEQTSAKTQLELRNQLIEELRKSIKDIRAELTQTLTNNSDNLLKGMGELTKSTDERLKDISGQVEKRLSDGFEKTTQTFNDVLKRLALIDDAQKKITELSSNVVSLQQVLADKRSRGAFGEIQLNALVRNVLPEANFSIQHKLSNDKIADCILFLPDPTGHVVIDAKFPLEAYQKMTDFETSDADRSTASRQFKQDIKKHIKDIKEKYIIEGETANGAMMFIPAEAVFAEIHGHFPDLVELAHKEKVWMVSPTTMMAILTTASAVIKDEATRKQVHIIQEHLGYLSEDFGRFKTRMDNLSKHIGQVSKDVDQINTSAQKITSRFRKIEKVDLPEEDQPELLK; from the coding sequence ATGTTGGACATTTTGAATCAGTATTCAGACTATATTATCGTATCAATACTCGCATTGTTGATTGTGTCCTTGGTCGTCATTTTAAGGGTTTTATTGCAGCAAAAAGCACTGCTTAAATTGATCTCTGCTCGAGACCAACATGATACCCAGGTAGCATCAGCAATAACGTCGCTACGGGAATTTCAAATTGACCGATTCGCCGAAGCACAATCGAAAACCGATAAGGCGTTTGTCGAAATACGCTCGGAGCTCATTTCATCTATTAATCAGTTAAAAGAAGCTTTATTACTTCAGCAAAACGGTTTTGAATCGAAGGTCGCCGAAAAACTTGAGCAAAATAAATTAGATGTTGCACAAAAGCTTTCTGACAGCCGATTTTCTCAGCAACAAAGTCTCGTTGAGTTTAAAGAAAATATTCTAAATGCGTTAACGACGATTGAACAGACAAGTGCAAAAACCCAGCTAGAATTGCGGAACCAATTGATAGAAGAGCTGCGAAAATCTATCAAAGATATTCGTGCGGAATTAACCCAAACGTTAACGAATAACTCAGATAATTTATTAAAAGGAATGGGAGAGCTAACAAAATCAACGGACGAACGGTTAAAAGATATCAGCGGACAGGTAGAAAAACGTTTAAGTGATGGCTTTGAAAAGACGACTCAAACTTTTAACGATGTATTAAAGCGATTAGCATTAATTGATGATGCTCAGAAGAAAATTACCGAACTGTCTTCTAACGTCGTAAGCTTGCAACAAGTTTTGGCCGACAAACGTTCGCGTGGTGCGTTCGGCGAAATTCAACTCAATGCATTGGTCAGAAATGTATTGCCTGAAGCCAACTTTTCGATTCAGCATAAACTATCGAATGATAAAATAGCTGACTGCATTTTGTTTTTACCTGATCCGACAGGGCATGTCGTCATTGATGCAAAGTTTCCTTTAGAAGCCTATCAAAAGATGACTGATTTTGAGACGTCAGATGCCGATAGGTCGACCGCTTCACGACAATTCAAGCAAGATATAAAAAAGCATATTAAAGATATTAAAGAGAAATACATTATTGAAGGCGAAACGGCCAATGGTGCAATGATGTTTATACCTGCAGAAGCTGTTTTTGCAGAAATTCACGGTCACTTTCCTGATTTGGTTGAATTGGCGCATAAAGAAAAAGTATGGATGGTCTCGCCAACGACTATGATGGCTATCTTAACCACGGCCAGCGCTGTGATAAAAGATGAAGCGACCCGTAAACAAGTTCATATCATTCAAGAGCACTTGGGTTACCTTTCCGAAGACTTTGGTCGATTCAAGACCAGAATGGACAATCTTTCAAAGCATATAGGACAAGTGAGTAAAGATGTCGACCAAATCAATACGTCTGCGCAAAAGATAACCAGTCGATTCCGGAAGATTGAGAAGGTCGATCTGCCAGAAGAAGATCAACCTGAGTTATTAAAATAA